From Bradyrhizobium sp. 4:
TGACCGCACGCAGCCGCGTATGGGCGCCAATCAAGACGTTGTCCATGACGCTGAGATTGCCGAAGACGCGGCCGAGCTGGAACGTGCGCGCGATGCCTGCGGCGGCGAGCCGTTCCGGCGAGAGACCCGTGATGTCCTTATCTTCGAAGCTAATCATCCCGGCGTCCGGCAGGTCAAGCCCGGTCACGAGATTGAACAACGTCGTCTTGCCGGCCCCGTTCGGGCCGATGATGCTGATCAGCTCGCCTTTGGCGAGATCGAGATCGATGGCATCGACGGCGGTGAGGCCGCCGAAACGCCGCGTCAGCCCGCGCAGGGACAGCATGGTCGTGCTCATCACATCGTCCCCAACAAGCCTTGCGGTCTGAACCGCACCAGCAGCAGCAGCACGATGCCGTAGATCAGGATGCGATACTCCGCCGCGATCCGGAACACTTCCGGCAGCCCGACCAGCGCAACCGCTCCGACGATGGCCCCGACGACATTGCCGAGGCCGCCGAGGATCACCACGGTCAGCGCCAAAATGGATTGCTGCGTGTTGAAGGTCTCGTGGTTGATGTAGGAATAGAGATGCGCGGCGATGCCGCCACTGATCCCGGCGGCAAAGCCGCCGAAGATGAAGGCCAGCGATTTGTAGCGATTCAGGCTGAGCCCGTAGGCGCGCGAGGCGATGTCGTCGTCGCGGATGGCGCGGAAGCTGCGGCCGAGATGGGAGCCGAGCAGGCGTCCCTGCAGCAGCGCCAGCACCACCATCACGATGAAGCTGAACCAGTAGATCGAAATCGGGCTGACCAGCTCATAGCCAAACAGCGACAGCGGCGGGATGCCGGAGATGCCGATCGGCCCGCGCGTGACGCTCTCCCAGTTCAGGATCACCAGCGAGACGATCTCGCCGATCGCGAGCGTCGCGATCGACACATAATGTCCGCGCAGCCGGAACGACGGCGAGATCAGCGCCGTCCCCAGCGCAGCACTCATCAGGCCGCCGCCGATGATGGCAAGGACGACCGGGATGGCGAACGTGAGCGATAGCAGCGCGGAGGTGTAGGCCCCGATCGCGAGCAGCGCGGCGTGTCCCAGCGAGACCTGACCGATCGTGCCTGCAACCAGGGTGAGGCTCAGCGCGAGCATGCCGAGCAGCCAGGCGTTGATCAGGGTCTGGAGCACGTAGAACGACACTGGCAACAGCGGCAGGATCGCGAAGACGGCGGCAGCGATCAGCAGAGCCCAGCGCGGAATCCGCACCGGCCGGCTCGGCGCGATGAAGGTGCCGGTGAGCGGCTCGGGCGGCGCCTGCCGGGCGCTGGCGAACAGGCCGTTTGGCCGCAGCACGAGCACGACGACCAGCAGCAGGAACGCGAACAGATTGCGGTAGCTGGTGCCGAACACGGCGACGCCGTAGCTCTCGACCAATCCGAGCAGCAGGCTTCCGATCACCGCACCCGGCACATTGCCGGCACCGCCGACGACTTCGGCGACGACGCCCTTGAGCGTCGCCTGCAGGCTCATCGCGGTGTCGATCTGGTTGTAGTACATGCCGACCAGCAGGCCGGAAACGCCGCCGAGCGCAGCCGCAATGCCGAACACGGCCTGATTGACGCGATTGACGTCGACGCCCATCTGCATCGCGGCGTCGCGGTCCTGCGCGGTGGCACGCACGGCCCAGCCGAGCTTGCTGTAGCGCAGGAACACGAACAGCAGCAA
This genomic window contains:
- a CDS encoding ABC transporter permease codes for the protein MSSWLDYTINGLIVGNVYALVAVGLALIFGVSRLINFAQGSIYLVGAYIGWVAVVQLHTPLPLTIIVVAVAAALVGLIIERFGLRPLQNSVRIAPLLATIGISFVLDQLVMLTFSPNPRALPSQLPDIRFQIGGGTIGPLDLLIAGVGLTSALLLFVFLRYSKLGWAVRATAQDRDAAMQMGVDVNRVNQAVFGIAAALGGVSGLLVGMYYNQIDTAMSLQATLKGVVAEVVGGAGNVPGAVIGSLLLGLVESYGVAVFGTSYRNLFAFLLLVVVLVLRPNGLFASARQAPPEPLTGTFIAPSRPVRIPRWALLIAAAVFAILPLLPVSFYVLQTLINAWLLGMLALSLTLVAGTIGQVSLGHAALLAIGAYTSALLSLTFAIPVVLAIIGGGLMSAALGTALISPSFRLRGHYVSIATLAIGEIVSLVILNWESVTRGPIGISGIPPLSLFGYELVSPISIYWFSFIVMVVLALLQGRLLGSHLGRSFRAIRDDDIASRAYGLSLNRYKSLAFIFGGFAAGISGGIAAHLYSYINHETFNTQQSILALTVVILGGLGNVVGAIVGAVALVGLPEVFRIAAEYRILIYGIVLLLLVRFRPQGLLGTM